A single window of Blastocatellia bacterium DNA harbors:
- a CDS encoding alpha/beta hydrolase: MSKVQTSNYEIHHEIYGQGYPLILIPGFATGLWIWYHQIPEFSKNYKTIVFDNRGVGRSKNPIYPFSMERMADDVADLMDFLRVRKAHILGASMGGFIAQELALKYPEKVSSLILCCTSFGGKNHVSPSAETLMAMSSFEDPNSEQRIRKNLKFALAQDFQTTKEEEFEKIVGLRLANPILYQAYLSQLQAAMTFDVEAKLKDLTTPTLIVTGDKDPMVPVANSYNLAKRIKDSRLEVINDGGHSVFIEYPKVFNQLVIDFLNGQKRNN; encoded by the coding sequence ATGTCAAAAGTTCAAACTAGCAATTATGAAATTCACCATGAAATTTATGGTCAAGGGTATCCTTTAATTTTAATACCAGGCTTTGCTACAGGTCTTTGGATTTGGTATCACCAAATACCAGAATTTTCTAAAAATTATAAAACTATTGTTTTTGATAATCGTGGTGTAGGTCGCTCAAAAAATCCTATTTATCCATTCTCAATGGAAAGAATGGCTGATGATGTAGCTGATTTAATGGATTTTTTAAGAGTTAGAAAAGCACATATTTTAGGTGCTTCAATGGGCGGGTTTATTGCACAGGAATTAGCTTTGAAATATCCAGAAAAAGTTTCTAGCCTAATACTTTGTTGTACAAGTTTTGGTGGAAAAAATCATGTTTCTCCATCAGCAGAAACTTTAATGGCAATGAGTTCTTTTGAAGATCCAAATTCAGAGCAAAGAATTAGAAAAAACTTAAAATTTGCTTTAGCTCAAGATTTTCAAACAACAAAAGAAGAAGAATTTGAAAAAATAGTTGGACTACGTTTAGCAAACCCAATTTTATATCAAGCTTATTTAAGTCAATTACAAGCAGCTATGACATTTGATGTTGAAGCTAAATTAAAAGATTTAACTACACCAACTTTAATAGTAACTGGAGATAAAGATCCAATGGTGCCAGTAGCAAATTCTTATAACTTAGCAAAAAGAATAAAAGATTCTCGCCTAGAAGTTATTAATGATGGTGGACACTCAGTTTTTATTGAATATCCAAAGGTCTTTAACCAACTAGTCATAGATTTTCTTAATGGTCAAAAGAGGAATAATTAA